DNA from Rubripirellula lacrimiformis:
GCGGTTGATATGGATTGTTCGACAGAGGCATGCGTCGGCGTTGGCCCGGTTAGTTAAGAACGCGTTTCGAGAAGCTTTTCGCAACGTTTCGGAGACACTTTCGTGGACGTTCCTAGCGGTTGGGCAAACAGGCTGACGCGCAGTTCTTCGATCAGCCAACGAAATTCCGATTCGGTATGATCCGCCGGTTCGTAGGTCGTCAGTCCATCGAGCCAGCGTTTCCATAGCTCTTGGACCAGCTTGCGAGATTCGTCATCCCGCGGTCCCGACCCGCTGCGTAATTTGTCGATCCGGTAGGCGATGGCTTTGAAGTATCGCGGATAGTGTTTTAGCCATGCCCAGGGAACCTGACGCATGAACCCATCGAATACAAGCCATTGCACCTGAAGTTTGGCATCGCCGATCGATGGCGAGAATCGTCCGCTCTTGCCAACCGATTCGATTTCTTTGCGAGCGTCGAAGTAGGCGTCAGCAAGGTTGCCCACCCACCCGGCAATTTCGATCGTGGCTTGTGCGATCCGGCGTGAACGTTCCTTCCGTCGGGCTTCGAATTCTTCGGCCGTGCGGATCACCGACTGGCCTTCCACGAACGCGACGCGGGCTAGTAGGTCGATCATCGCGTCTTCCATATCGCCAGCCGATACGACGCCCGAGAGCTTGATCTTGGCTTGGTCTAGCCCAGGCAACCAACGCACCTGGGATCGAAGTTCTTTGCGTTCCGCGATGGAAAACAACCGCACACAGGCACCACGAATGGCCGCGTCGGCCGTGTTTGCATCGGCGAATAACGATGTTTTGACGTCTTTGCCAGTGTCGACCAGGCCGGGGTACTGAGCCACATGTACGCCGCCTCGGACGCGTACCACTTCACGTGGCAGTCGTTCCAAGTCGAACGATGTCATCCCATCGCGTGTCCACTCGTCGTCGATTTCTGCGGCAGCATTGGGTTGTGCGGACTTCGAATCACCGACACGTGCGACCAACGGTGATACTTGGCGACCTTCGGCAATCGTTTCGCCTTCGTCGTCGACCACGGTGACCAAGAACTGCAAATGCGGGTCTAGTTTTTCGTCCTGGAAATCAAACGGCGAAACCGGCACTTCGGCATGGCGTGTCATCGCCGCGCAAACGGCTGGCAAAAATGGAACCTGTCCATAGTCGTCGGCCAATTCGTCGATGATCTTGCTGGCCACGTCCGCCGCCGGGACCAGGTTGCGGCGAATCCGTTTGGGCAGTGATTTGATCATGCCGACGATCTTGGTGTGCAGCAGTCCGGGGACCAGCCAACCGAGTCGATCGTCACTGATCTGCGATAGGGCCGCCTGGTGGACTTTCAGGCTCACACCGTCGCGTTCCGATCCCGGTTCGAATCGGTAATCCAACGGCAGGCGTGAATTGCCAATCGTCAGTTCGTCGGGAAAGTCGTTTTGAGTGATCGTGTTGGTTTGCGTTTCGATCAGATCATCGGGACGCATGTACAAGGATGCCGAATCGTCGTCGGCCGGTGGGTCGGCCAACCACTGGGACACACCGGCGGAATCGCGGATCGATTTGGTCCATGCGGGTGGCTCGATCGATCGGTCCAGTTTTTCCAATCGACCGCGGTCGCAGACATCGGCTGGCAACCTAGCCTGATAGAACGCGGCCACGATGTAGTCATCGATCACCATATCGCGGCGGCGAGTTTTGGCCGCCAGGGCTGCGATCGATTCCTGAAGCGTGCGATTGTGACGAACGAATTTGGCCGTGGTCGTCAGTTCGGATTCGGCCAGTCCGCGGTCGATCAACAAATCCCGGGCCGTCGATGGATCGATCGGCGACAGCGGAACACGGCGACGGGTCACGATTGGCAAACCGAACAAGGTTTGGTTCTGGTAACAGAACGCTGCCCCAGACTTGCCGCTCCAATGCGGGTCGTGATGCGACCGTTTCATCAGGTGGGCGGCGACGGTTTCGATCCAACCGGGTTGGATCTGGGCGACGGTTCGCGCAAAGGTCTTGGCAGTTTCGACCAGTTCGCCCGATACGATCCATTTGGGTTTGGTGGCGAACACGCCGCTGCCTGGCCACAGGAACAATTTCAATCCGCCGGCGCCGGTGTATTCGTTCTTGTCGCCGGCCATCGCGACGCCAGACAACAGACCTGCCAACAGAGATTGGTGGATCGCCGCGTAATGATTGTCTGTCACCAACTTGGCGTCGTCTTCGTCAAAGCGGATCTTGCCAACGCGGTGCTTGGGTTTTCCTTTTTCGGCAAGCGTCGTTGCCGTCATCTCGCGAAGTTGGCGATACACGTCGGACCATTCACGCATCCGCGTGGGCGACAGGAATTGTTTTCGCAGGACGCGGATCAGTTTGTTCTTGCTGTGTTCTTCGCGAGCCGATTCGTAGTACCGCCACAGTCGCAGATAGGACAGGAAGTCGCTGCGGGCGTCGGTGAAGATGGCGTGCGCCTCGTCGGCAGCCTGTTGCTTCTCCGGTGGACGGTCACGCGGATCTGGTATTTCCAAAGCCGCCGCGATCGGCAGGATCTCCGCCAGCACCCCGTTTTCGTGAGCCGCCAAGATGATTCGTCCGACACGTGGGTCGACCGGCATCCGGCCCAATTTCCAACCGATGTCGGTGACTTCATGCCGGTCGTCGATCGCACCCAATTCGGTCAGCGTACGCAGCCCCTCGCGGATCGCCTCGGGGCGAGGCGGATCCAGCAGCGGGAAAGCTTCCAATTTGCCCAATCGCAGAGTCTTCATCTGCAGGATGACCGAGGCCAGATTCGTACGCCGGATTTCGGGTGTGGTATAGGATTCGCGGTTTTCGTAGTCGTCCGCCGAATACAGTCGAATGCAAACACCCGGCCCGACACGACCACAACGCCCGGCGCGTTGATCGGCGCTGGCCCGACTGACCGGTTCGATCGGCAAACGTTGGACCTTGCTGCGCACGCTGTAGCGGCTGATCCGTGCGGTGCCGGCATCGATCACGAATCGGATTCCGGGAACGGTCAGCGAGCTTTCGGCAACGTTGGTGGCAAAGATGATCCGCCGTTTGTTGCCCGACGGATTGAAGATGCGTTGTTGTTCGGATTGGGGCAGACGCGCGTACAGCGGCAGCAGGTCCACACGGCCGGTCGCGCCCATGCGTTTGTAGTGACCTGTCACGCGATGCGAGACTTCGCGGATATCACGTTCGGTCGGCAGGAAGACCAGCATGTCGCCGTGCCCATTCCGGTTGGCGACTTCGATTCCTTCGATGACATGCCGGGCGATGTCGTAACCGCGAACGTTTTCGCTGGTGACGTCATCCCATGGCAGATATTTGATCTCGACCGGATACCCACGACCTTCGACGTTGACGATCGGGGCCGGGTTGTCCTCGGTGCCAAAGTGCGTTGCGAATCGCTGGGCATCGATCGTCGCCGACGTGATGATGATCTTCAGGTCGGGCCGCTTGGTTTGCAGATTGCGAAGGTAGCCCATCAAGAAATCGATATTCAACGAACGTTCGTGCGCTTCGTCGATGATCACCACGTCATAGGCATCCAGGAACTTGTCCGACTGAGTCTCGGCCAGCAGGATCCCATCGGTCATCAGTTTGACCAGAGTTTCGGTGGTCGTATGGTCCCCGAATCGGACTTGGTAACCGACCACCTTTCCCAACGGCGTATCCAGTTCCTCGGCCAACCGTGATGCGATGCTACGCGCGGCCAGTCGTCGTGGCTGCGTATGGCCAATCATGCCCGTTCGACCCAGGCCGGCTTCGAGACAGAACTTGGGCAACTGGGTGCTTTTGCCGCTGCCGGTTTCGCCACAGACGACGATCACTTGGTTTTCACGAATCAGCGAAACCAGTTCCTCGCGATGCGCGGTGATCGGAAGTTCGGCCGGATACTCGATCCGCGGGTTGGCGGCTTGCCGGGCTGCCAGCTGATCCGCTGCCTTGGCGGCCTGTTTGGCATAGTCTTCGGGCGACAGCCGTTTCTTGGCACGGCGAAGTCGGGCCGCATCGATCCGCATGACCTGACCGGCAATCGCCGGTTGCCCGGTTGCCTGTCCCCCAACGACCGGTGCGTCTGCATCCGGTCCCCCCCCTGCGGACGCGGCCGCGGCTGCTGCATTTGCCGACGGCGCCGCGGGACCTTCTGTTTCCCGCTTTGGCTGCTGGGAAGAATCGGGGACCGGTCCGGTCAGGGAAGGTGAGGTTGGTTTGGATTTCATGAGATGCAAGTTATCAGAACGCGAGAAACATCCCTAGCGATGAAACATCGACCCGCCGACGATCGTCCGCTGGTTAGCTGAGCGGCCAGACGATTGGGATCACGGTCATCGCAACGACGAACACGATCAGGCTAAGCGGCATCCCAAATTTCAGGTAATCCGACACGCGATAGCCGCCGACGCCGTAAACCATCATGTTGGTTTGGTACCCAAACGGGGTCAGAAAGCTTGCGGACGCGGCGATCATCACCGCCATGATCATCGGGGCGGGATCGCAACCCAGTCCGGCAGCTGCGCTATTGGCGATATGGAACATCAGCATCGCCGCCGCGTTGTTGGTGATCAGTTCGGTGCAGAACATGGTCGCCAGGTAAAGCGCCGCCAATGTTAGCAGTGGGTTGCCGCCCGCCAGATTCAACAGCCCGCTCGCGATGCCGGCCGCTGCCCCGCTTTGGTGCATCGCTGAACCGATGCCGATCGCCGCACCGATGACGATCAGGATTGACCAGTCGATGCTGCGGCGGGCTTCCGAGGTCGTGCAGCAACGCAGCGCGATCATCGCGATGGCGGCGACCAGCGAAGCGGTCAAAATCTGCTGCGTCATGGCGGCGACGGCGACCATCACTAGCACCACGGCGATCGCGTGCCAGGCGCGTTCCGGACGCCGGATGGCACCCTGTTGAACGGTGCTGACCAGGAAGAAATCGCGTGACTCGCCGCGTCGGTGCAAGAACGAAGGCGAGGCTTCTAGCAGCAGGACATCGCCGGTTTCCAGACGTACATCGCCTAGTTTTCCGGTCAATCGCTTATCACCCCGTGCGACCGCGACGACGGCAGCGTTGTAGTGCGAGCGAAACTTTCCTTCGCGGATCGTTTTGCCCAGCAGACCGCAGCGAGGGCTGACGACGGCTTCGACCAGCGTCCGCTGCCAGGCGGGAATCTGTAATTTGCGGGCCTGGTCGTCGGATGTCGTCAGGCCGCGGATCTTCCGCAGGTCGACCACGCTATCCAAAGCACCCACCAAGATCAGCACGTCGTTGCCACGCAGCGTTTCGGTGGGTTTGGCCGCCGCGATCGTGCCGTCTTCGCGTTGGATTTCGGCGATGTAAAGTCCAGGCAGGTGACGCAGCCCGGCGTCTTCGATCGTTCGTCCGGCCAACGGGCCGCCGGCTTCGACCTGAACCTCGACGGTGTACTGCCTTGGGTCATCCGACACACTGATGGCCCCGCGCCGATCGGGCAACAACCAACGCGACGCCACGATCATGTAGATCAGTCCAATGACCGTTGCCGGGATACCGATCGCGGCTGGCGCAAAGAAGCTTAGCGGTGTGATGTCGGCGCCAGCGGCAATCTCCTTGGCATTCAAGTCGGCGATCAACAGGTTGGTGCTGGTGCCCATCAACGTGCACATACCACCCAGGATCGCGGCGTAACTAAGCGGCAGCAGCAACCGGCTGCTGCTGGTACCGATTCGTTTGGCCAGGTCGCTGACCACGGGCATCAGCGCCACGACCACCGGGGTGTTGTTCAGGAACCCGCTCATCAAAGCGACCGGAATCAACAATCGGCTTTGGGCACCCGTCAGGGTTTTGGCACGGTTCAGAAACCAGCCGGTGGCTAGTTCGGTGCCTCCGGTGAATTCCAGCCCCGTCACGACCGCAAACAGAAACGCGATCGTGATCAGACCTTGATTGCCAAAGCCGGCCACCGCTGCTTCCGGTGACGGAAGCAACGGGGTGCCGGTGATGCTTTGGGCAACGACAAGGATGGCAAGGCAGCCCACGGCTAACAAGTCGGTCGCGGCGACGCGCATTGCCAACGTGATCAGCAGCGTCAACGCGACCGCAATTGCAAGCCAAGGTTCCCAAGTTCCCATCAGTGTCTATTTGGCCTCGGGAAAGAACTTGGCCAAGGTTGCCTGACTCGGTTTGGGCGTCATCAACGATACAACCACGGTTGCTGCAAACGATGCAAAGAACATCGTTGCAACTGGCATCGTATGAATCTCCCGTCCACCCAGTGTGAAGTCGACTGACCAGTTGTCGATCGCTCCGAACTCGGACGCGCGGAACAATGCGAACCAAACCACCGCAGCGGTGATCACACCGGCATAGGCTCCCCATTTGGAAAGGCCTCGCCAATAGACCGCCAACAGCACCAACGGGAACAGACTGCTAAATCCGCTGAAGCACCAAATGCCCAGTTGGAACACGCGTGTCTGTGCGATGTCCGTCAGGCTAAGTGCGTAGGTCACTGCGACGACGGCGATGATAAACAATCGCGAAATCGTAATGATCTGCTTGTCGCTGAACTTATCTTTGCCCGAGTAATGGACCACGATATCGGTCGTGAACATCGTTCCGATGCAAAGAAACTGGCTGTCCAAACTGGACATGATTGCGGCCAGGATGCCTGCCAACAGGAATCCGCCTAGGACGTCACCGGACAGCGACTTGACCATGAACCCGAGCACTTTGTTGGGGTCGTTGGCGATCGGCGGCGGGATGTTGATCAAACCGCTGGTTGCCCAAACACCAATCAGCACACAGGGGACCCACACGATCAGAATGAAAATCGGGTGGGCGACCACCGGCAATTTAAACGCCGATCCACTTTTTGCGGTCAACCAGTGCTGGAACAGGTGCGGGAACATGCCGACCGAAAACGGAATCAACATGTAGGTAAAGAACATCCACGGATCCAGACCCTCGCGGGTGCGGAACTGGGCGGGTGCTTCGACCGATTCGATCTGGTCTTCCGCAGTGACTTCGGCGCGGACGCGGCGGGCTTTGGGGATTTCTTGGGACACAATGTTGAAAGAGTCCCAAAGACCGGTGGGAGGTTCGGTGCGAACGACCCGTTTTCCATCGACCATCATGTGGGCCCGACCGTCTTCGACGGCGCGCTCGGCCAATCCGGTTGCGATCAGATAGAACGCGACCACACCCAAGACCATGAATACGATCGTTTGGAATGTGTTGGCCCAAGCGGTCCCACGCATGCCGCCAAAGAAGACATAGACCAGCACGACGACACAGATCACCAGCTCGGTCAACCAAGGTGGGATCGCCCCGTTTTCGGTCAACGCCGGAAAATCGCCTCGCGTGGCGCCTTCGATCGCTTTGCCAGCCGAGATCACACCGACCAACAGGTACGGCACTACCAATCCGACCAGGATCGGGAACAGCACCAAGCCGATCTTGTCGCTGTCCAGACGGTCGCGGAAGAATCCGGCCTGTGTGGTGTAGCCGTACTTTTTACCCCAGGACCACAGTTTGACGCCCAGCACAAAGAAGCACAGCGAGTGGATGATGCCTGACGATGACGCCAACATCCCATACACGCCGACACCTTCGGCAAAGGCTTCGCCGGTCGATCCGACCAACGCAAATCCTGTCATCGTGGTGCCGAACAGCGACATCAGCAGCAGGAAGGGCCCGATCGAATGACTCGCTAGCAGATAGTCTTTCGAAGTGCCTCGGAACAGTCGCGACGAGAATACGCCCAGGCAAAGCAACAGCCCAAGGTACACGCCGATAATGGTGACTTTGATCATTCCCGGAGTCATTGGCCTGCCTCCGTAGCATCTGCGTCGTCTTCCAAATTGGTCGGCCACGCCGTCGTTGCCGCCAACAGCCAAACGGCC
Protein-coding regions in this window:
- a CDS encoding sodium:solute symporter family protein; protein product: MTPGMIKVTIIGVYLGLLLCLGVFSSRLFRGTSKDYLLASHSIGPFLLLMSLFGTTMTGFALVGSTGEAFAEGVGVYGMLASSSGIIHSLCFFVLGVKLWSWGKKYGYTTQAGFFRDRLDSDKIGLVLFPILVGLVVPYLLVGVISAGKAIEGATRGDFPALTENGAIPPWLTELVICVVVLVYVFFGGMRGTAWANTFQTIVFMVLGVVAFYLIATGLAERAVEDGRAHMMVDGKRVVRTEPPTGLWDSFNIVSQEIPKARRVRAEVTAEDQIESVEAPAQFRTREGLDPWMFFTYMLIPFSVGMFPHLFQHWLTAKSGSAFKLPVVAHPIFILIVWVPCVLIGVWATSGLINIPPPIANDPNKVLGFMVKSLSGDVLGGFLLAGILAAIMSSLDSQFLCIGTMFTTDIVVHYSGKDKFSDKQIITISRLFIIAVVAVTYALSLTDIAQTRVFQLGIWCFSGFSSLFPLVLLAVYWRGLSKWGAYAGVITAAVVWFALFRASEFGAIDNWSVDFTLGGREIHTMPVATMFFASFAATVVVSLMTPKPSQATLAKFFPEAK
- a CDS encoding SLC13 family permease, yielding MGTWEPWLAIAVALTLLITLAMRVAATDLLAVGCLAILVVAQSITGTPLLPSPEAAVAGFGNQGLITIAFLFAVVTGLEFTGGTELATGWFLNRAKTLTGAQSRLLIPVALMSGFLNNTPVVVALMPVVSDLAKRIGTSSSRLLLPLSYAAILGGMCTLMGTSTNLLIADLNAKEIAAGADITPLSFFAPAAIGIPATVIGLIYMIVASRWLLPDRRGAISVSDDPRQYTVEVQVEAGGPLAGRTIEDAGLRHLPGLYIAEIQREDGTIAAAKPTETLRGNDVLILVGALDSVVDLRKIRGLTTSDDQARKLQIPAWQRTLVEAVVSPRCGLLGKTIREGKFRSHYNAAVVAVARGDKRLTGKLGDVRLETGDVLLLEASPSFLHRRGESRDFFLVSTVQQGAIRRPERAWHAIAVVLVMVAVAAMTQQILTASLVAAIAMIALRCCTTSEARRSIDWSILIVIGAAIGIGSAMHQSGAAAGIASGLLNLAGGNPLLTLAALYLATMFCTELITNNAAAMLMFHIANSAAAGLGCDPAPMIMAVMIAASASFLTPFGYQTNMMVYGVGGYRVSDYLKFGMPLSLIVFVVAMTVIPIVWPLS
- the hrpA gene encoding ATP-dependent RNA helicase HrpA translates to MKSKPTSPSLTGPVPDSSQQPKRETEGPAAPSANAAAAAASAGGGPDADAPVVGGQATGQPAIAGQVMRIDAARLRRAKKRLSPEDYAKQAAKAADQLAARQAANPRIEYPAELPITAHREELVSLIRENQVIVVCGETGSGKSTQLPKFCLEAGLGRTGMIGHTQPRRLAARSIASRLAEELDTPLGKVVGYQVRFGDHTTTETLVKLMTDGILLAETQSDKFLDAYDVVIIDEAHERSLNIDFLMGYLRNLQTKRPDLKIIITSATIDAQRFATHFGTEDNPAPIVNVEGRGYPVEIKYLPWDDVTSENVRGYDIARHVIEGIEVANRNGHGDMLVFLPTERDIREVSHRVTGHYKRMGATGRVDLLPLYARLPQSEQQRIFNPSGNKRRIIFATNVAESSLTVPGIRFVIDAGTARISRYSVRSKVQRLPIEPVSRASADQRAGRCGRVGPGVCIRLYSADDYENRESYTTPEIRRTNLASVILQMKTLRLGKLEAFPLLDPPRPEAIREGLRTLTELGAIDDRHEVTDIGWKLGRMPVDPRVGRIILAAHENGVLAEILPIAAALEIPDPRDRPPEKQQAADEAHAIFTDARSDFLSYLRLWRYYESAREEHSKNKLIRVLRKQFLSPTRMREWSDVYRQLREMTATTLAEKGKPKHRVGKIRFDEDDAKLVTDNHYAAIHQSLLAGLLSGVAMAGDKNEYTGAGGLKLFLWPGSGVFATKPKWIVSGELVETAKTFARTVAQIQPGWIETVAAHLMKRSHHDPHWSGKSGAAFCYQNQTLFGLPIVTRRRVPLSPIDPSTARDLLIDRGLAESELTTTAKFVRHNRTLQESIAALAAKTRRRDMVIDDYIVAAFYQARLPADVCDRGRLEKLDRSIEPPAWTKSIRDSAGVSQWLADPPADDDSASLYMRPDDLIETQTNTITQNDFPDELTIGNSRLPLDYRFEPGSERDGVSLKVHQAALSQISDDRLGWLVPGLLHTKIVGMIKSLPKRIRRNLVPAADVASKIIDELADDYGQVPFLPAVCAAMTRHAEVPVSPFDFQDEKLDPHLQFLVTVVDDEGETIAEGRQVSPLVARVGDSKSAQPNAAAEIDDEWTRDGMTSFDLERLPREVVRVRGGVHVAQYPGLVDTGKDVKTSLFADANTADAAIRGACVRLFSIAERKELRSQVRWLPGLDQAKIKLSGVVSAGDMEDAMIDLLARVAFVEGQSVIRTAEEFEARRKERSRRIAQATIEIAGWVGNLADAYFDARKEIESVGKSGRFSPSIGDAKLQVQWLVFDGFMRQVPWAWLKHYPRYFKAIAYRIDKLRSGSGPRDDESRKLVQELWKRWLDGLTTYEPADHTESEFRWLIEELRVSLFAQPLGTSTKVSPKRCEKLLETRS